A genome region from Marinifilum sp. JC120 includes the following:
- a CDS encoding ABC transporter substrate-binding protein: MRQKLLIVLAVMACFAFGATMAHAEKLTLGLKGEPTSLDPHFHNVSANNMQSLYVFDKLVRQDNRQKLQPGLALSWNPVSDKVWEFKLREGVKFHDGSPFTAEDVKFTIERIPNVPNSPSSFTGFVSNIQKIDIVDPTTIRFTTEAPAPLLPRQMAAFPIISKKNAEGAATEDFNSGKACIGTGPYMLVKWDRGDKITYKRNDNYWGEKMPWEEIVVRPITNDGTRVAALKSGDVDMINFVPPADVDGLAENKKLTLSESPSTRLIYLHLDTARDDSPTVSGNNGEKIKNPLKDFRVRKAISKAINRRAIAGRIMDGLAVPASQMVPDGYEGTSKRLKPEAYDIKGAKALLADAGYPEGFKLVIHGPNDRYVNDADIAQAIAQMLTKIGIKTEVNTMPKSVYFGRASKLEFSFMLVGWATDTGEQSNCIGALLHTYDKEKGFGSSNRGRYSNPDLDATLEEALVTVDPAKHNELIIKATEMGIGDLGIIPIHYQVNVWGSKKGLAYNGRTDGYTLPREIKVTK, encoded by the coding sequence ATGCGCCAAAAACTATTGATTGTTCTTGCTGTTATGGCTTGCTTTGCCTTCGGAGCAACCATGGCCCATGCAGAAAAACTGACCCTCGGCCTGAAAGGTGAACCCACCTCTCTCGACCCTCATTTCCATAACGTATCAGCCAACAACATGCAGTCCCTGTATGTTTTTGACAAGCTGGTTCGTCAGGACAACAGACAGAAACTCCAGCCCGGTCTGGCTCTTTCCTGGAATCCTGTTTCCGACAAAGTATGGGAATTCAAACTCCGTGAAGGCGTAAAATTTCACGATGGTTCCCCGTTCACCGCTGAAGACGTAAAATTCACCATTGAACGCATCCCCAATGTACCCAACAGTCCTTCTTCTTTCACTGGATTTGTTTCCAACATCCAGAAGATCGACATTGTTGACCCCACAACCATCCGTTTCACCACTGAAGCACCTGCTCCGCTTCTTCCCCGTCAGATGGCGGCTTTCCCCATCATCTCCAAGAAGAACGCAGAAGGTGCCGCAACTGAAGATTTCAACTCCGGCAAAGCCTGCATCGGTACCGGCCCCTACATGCTCGTCAAGTGGGACCGCGGTGACAAAATCACCTACAAGCGCAACGACAACTACTGGGGCGAAAAAATGCCTTGGGAAGAAATCGTTGTCCGCCCCATCACCAACGACGGTACCCGTGTTGCTGCACTCAAATCCGGCGACGTGGACATGATCAACTTCGTGCCCCCGGCAGATGTTGACGGTCTGGCTGAAAATAAAAAGCTGACCCTTTCCGAATCTCCCTCCACCCGTCTGATCTACCTGCACCTTGATACCGCCCGTGATGATTCACCAACGGTTTCCGGTAACAACGGTGAAAAGATCAAGAACCCCCTGAAAGACTTCCGCGTACGTAAAGCCATCTCCAAGGCTATCAACCGCCGCGCCATCGCCGGTCGCATCATGGACGGCCTTGCAGTACCCGCAAGCCAGATGGTTCCCGATGGATACGAAGGTACCAGCAAACGCCTCAAGCCTGAGGCATATGACATCAAGGGCGCAAAGGCTCTGCTCGCAGATGCCGGATACCCCGAAGGTTTCAAGCTGGTCATCCACGGTCCCAACGACCGTTACGTAAACGATGCTGACATCGCTCAGGCCATCGCCCAGATGCTGACCAAGATCGGCATCAAGACTGAAGTTAACACCATGCCTAAGAGTGTATACTTCGGCCGCGCTTCCAAACTTGAGTTCAGCTTCATGCTCGTAGGCTGGGCAACTGACACCGGTGAACAGTCCAACTGCATCGGCGCACTGCTGCACACCTATGATAAAGAAAAGGGCTTCGGTTCTTCCAACCGTGGTCGCTACTCCAACCCCGATCTTGACGCTACCCTTGAAGAGGCTCTGGTCACCGTTGATCCTGCAAAGCACAACGAGTTGATCATCAAGGCCACTGAAATGGGTATCGGCGATCTCGGCATCATCCCCATTCACTATCAGGTGAACGTATGGGGTTCCAAAAAGGGTCTTGCGTACAACGGCCGTACTGACGGTTACACTCTGCCCAGAGAAATCAAAGTCACTAAATAA
- a CDS encoding NadR-like protein — protein sequence MFLRVVLSGSECTGKSSLAAKLAEHYKVEFVPEYLREYFEMKNGQLTVDDVIPIARGQLRFEAEAAAKGYNPIICDTDIISSIVYAKHYFGQCPGWLDDKLKVLGPSLYLLCDIDIKWQADGQRDMPEQREYMQSLFIKELNYRNIPYHIINGSLPQRTAASIRLIDDALAASAK from the coding sequence ATGTTTCTCCGTGTAGTACTCAGCGGTTCTGAATGCACCGGGAAAAGCTCCCTCGCCGCCAAACTGGCCGAACATTACAAAGTTGAATTCGTGCCCGAATACCTGCGCGAATATTTTGAAATGAAAAACGGTCAGCTGACCGTGGACGATGTGATCCCCATTGCCCGTGGACAATTGCGGTTTGAAGCCGAGGCTGCGGCCAAAGGTTACAATCCAATAATCTGCGATACGGACATCATTTCATCCATTGTCTATGCCAAGCATTACTTTGGCCAATGCCCCGGATGGCTAGATGATAAGCTTAAAGTTCTTGGACCGAGCCTCTACCTGCTTTGCGACATTGATATCAAATGGCAGGCAGACGGCCAACGGGATATGCCCGAACAACGCGAATACATGCAGAGCCTATTCATAAAAGAACTGAATTACCGCAACATTCCCTATCACATAATAAACGGATCGCTGCCCCAAAGAACAGCAGCATCAATACGGCTGATTGATGATGCCCTTGCTGCATCAGCAAAATAA
- a CDS encoding nicotinamide riboside transporter PnuC, with the protein MELINFIINFITAMSLGEQLSIATGLIYILLSVRQNPLCWPFGIISVAIWMVIVFQGKLYSDAFLQFVYVVLGFYGWYQWLRGGKDSTPLKVQRVDRKLALRLGAIGLIAFVPTGYLMENYLEASFPWWDALTTVISLIAQYLLAKKYMENWLLWITADVMYIGIYYAKGWVGYSGLMGVYTAMAVLGFISWLRSYRADRERECFSV; encoded by the coding sequence ATGGAACTCATAAACTTCATCATCAATTTCATCACCGCCATGAGCCTCGGCGAACAGCTTTCAATCGCTACCGGGCTTATCTACATACTTTTAAGTGTACGTCAGAATCCACTCTGCTGGCCCTTCGGTATTATCAGTGTAGCTATTTGGATGGTTATTGTTTTTCAGGGCAAACTCTATTCTGACGCTTTCCTGCAATTCGTCTATGTCGTGCTCGGCTTTTACGGCTGGTATCAATGGCTGCGCGGAGGCAAAGACAGTACCCCGCTCAAAGTCCAGCGAGTTGACCGTAAACTGGCCTTGCGTCTGGGAGCCATCGGTCTGATCGCCTTTGTCCCCACCGGTTACCTCATGGAAAATTACCTTGAGGCTTCCTTTCCGTGGTGGGACGCTCTGACCACGGTAATCTCCCTTATCGCCCAGTATCTGCTGGCCAAAAAGTACATGGAAAACTGGCTGCTCTGGATTACTGCCGATGTCATGTATATTGGAATTTATTACGCCAAGGGCTGGGTCGGATACAGCGGACTTATGGGTGTTTACACCGCCATGGCTGTGCTCGGATTCATCAGCTGGCTGAGATCCTATCGCGCTGACCGGGAGCGTGAATGTTTCTCCGTGTAG
- a CDS encoding PAS domain S-box protein, whose product MFNKYRHTLIMKMILSGGITLLLSVILWTSFNVVFFKKNVTGNIQSDIAMLSDTVLLSLHHAMMLDSKEFIQNDINNISKQGEIKSIRVINKKGIIIYSNDPDEINNLIDIKSPPCWNCHQHDNPPATMSLKQRTRLKTVNGKEFMGIMTPIPNSKGCAPGPCHVHAVDEKVLGLLDLEISTEKKNSMLATFEKANFSIAMVVFIATFGALFVFAYNFIFKPIRKLIKATRELGSAQDFIEIQLAQTDEIGTLADAFNMMGRQVQEKHRALLEQKEEYRDLFDNVPCLVSVVDLNFKVIRHNKAYEKHFGKPRGRQCYQINKDRDSKCEECPVERTFFDLTPHMSEESGLSKDGHPIHWIVYTSPIKDREGKIVAAMEMMLDITRRKELEESLAASEQRYHAIFDSIPEAVFVLSADDLTILNCNDPVEEIYGYSRAMIQGSSFLRLFRDEEHSDYDHLLKTKQEIGPCSQLTKSGNTIYALLRISPAEFDGNRTLIVTCSDVTQKLEAEQQLIQASKMSTLGEMASGVAHELNQPLAILKTISNLLMRKVSRDQQIDPKILREMAEGVDTHVNRASKIIEHMREFGRKSDMKTMPVQMNDVLRRGFDFFSRQLTLRNIHVEWNLNSHLPIIMADSNRLEQVVINLLINARDAIEERWKDAVPLADNKKIYISTHFTDEHISVEICDTGPGIPDPIQARLFEPFFTTKDVGKGTGLGLSISYGIIKDYNGTISASTKQDLGACFTITFPRGDLES is encoded by the coding sequence GTGTTCAATAAATATCGCCACACCCTGATCATGAAAATGATCCTTTCCGGAGGAATCACCCTGCTTTTAAGTGTGATCCTCTGGACAAGCTTCAACGTGGTTTTCTTTAAAAAGAATGTCACCGGAAACATCCAGTCCGACATTGCCATGCTTTCCGACACGGTACTGCTGAGCCTGCATCACGCCATGATGCTCGATTCCAAAGAGTTCATCCAGAACGACATCAACAACATCAGCAAGCAGGGGGAAATCAAATCCATCCGGGTCATCAACAAGAAAGGCATAATCATCTATTCCAACGATCCCGATGAAATCAACAACCTGATAGATATCAAAAGCCCTCCCTGCTGGAACTGCCATCAACACGACAATCCCCCGGCCACCATGAGCCTTAAGCAGCGCACCCGGCTGAAAACCGTTAACGGCAAAGAGTTCATGGGCATCATGACTCCTATCCCCAACTCAAAAGGATGCGCCCCCGGACCCTGCCACGTTCATGCTGTTGACGAAAAGGTGCTCGGCCTGCTGGACCTTGAAATCTCCACGGAAAAGAAAAATTCCATGCTGGCTACCTTTGAAAAAGCCAACTTCAGTATCGCCATGGTGGTCTTTATCGCCACCTTCGGGGCTTTGTTTGTTTTTGCTTACAATTTCATATTCAAACCAATCAGGAAGCTGATCAAAGCCACACGAGAGCTTGGTTCGGCACAAGATTTTATAGAAATCCAACTCGCCCAGACCGATGAAATCGGGACTCTCGCTGATGCATTTAATATGATGGGCAGGCAAGTGCAGGAAAAACACCGCGCCCTGCTGGAACAGAAAGAAGAATATCGAGACCTTTTCGACAACGTCCCCTGTCTCGTAAGCGTGGTGGATCTTAATTTCAAAGTCATCCGCCACAACAAGGCTTATGAAAAACATTTCGGCAAGCCGCGCGGCAGGCAGTGTTACCAGATCAACAAGGACCGGGACAGCAAGTGCGAAGAATGCCCGGTAGAAAGGACTTTTTTCGACCTTACCCCGCACATGAGTGAGGAATCAGGTCTTTCCAAGGACGGCCACCCCATCCACTGGATAGTCTACACTTCTCCCATCAAGGACCGGGAAGGTAAGATTGTAGCTGCCATGGAAATGATGCTCGACATTACCCGGCGTAAAGAACTTGAGGAAAGCCTTGCCGCTTCTGAACAGCGCTACCACGCCATTTTCGATTCTATTCCGGAAGCGGTATTCGTGCTCAGTGCCGATGACCTCACCATCCTCAACTGCAATGATCCAGTGGAGGAAATCTACGGATATTCCCGCGCGATGATTCAGGGTAGTTCATTTCTGCGCCTATTTCGTGATGAGGAACACAGCGACTACGACCACCTGCTTAAAACCAAGCAGGAAATCGGTCCTTGCTCCCAACTGACCAAATCCGGCAATACTATTTACGCTCTGCTCAGGATTTCCCCGGCTGAATTTGACGGCAACCGGACCCTGATCGTCACTTGCAGTGATGTTACCCAGAAGCTTGAAGCTGAACAGCAGCTGATTCAGGCCAGCAAGATGAGTACACTAGGTGAAATGGCCTCCGGTGTAGCCCACGAGCTGAACCAGCCCCTTGCCATCCTCAAAACCATCAGCAACCTGCTCATGCGAAAGGTTTCACGGGACCAGCAGATTGATCCCAAAATCCTGCGTGAAATGGCTGAAGGCGTAGACACCCACGTAAACCGGGCCAGCAAGATAATTGAACACATGCGCGAGTTCGGCCGGAAATCAGACATGAAGACCATGCCTGTACAAATGAACGACGTTCTGCGCCGCGGCTTTGATTTCTTCAGCAGGCAGCTGACCCTGCGCAACATCCATGTGGAATGGAACCTGAACAGCCACCTTCCGATAATCATGGCTGACTCCAACCGTCTTGAACAGGTAGTTATCAACCTGCTCATCAACGCCCGTGATGCCATTGAGGAACGCTGGAAGGATGCCGTGCCCCTTGCTGACAACAAGAAGATCTACATTTCCACTCATTTCACTGATGAGCATATCAGCGTTGAAATTTGCGATACCGGACCGGGCATACCCGATCCCATTCAGGCCCGCCTTTTTGAGCCTTTCTTCACCACCAAGGATGTGGGTAAAGGAACAGGACTTGGCCTTTCAATATCTTATGGTATAATCAAGGACTACAACGGCACCATCAGCGCATCTACCAAGCAGGACCTCGGTGCCTGTTTCACCATAACTTTCCCACGCGGAGATTTGGAAAGTTGA
- a CDS encoding RrF2 family transcriptional regulator: protein MKLTTRSRYGARLLLDIAMHSEHGPVPSKDSARREDISLKYLEKILKILKEAGYIKGKRGPNGGNVLTMTPEEISLGKLTETLEGEDKILDCEGDVTTCPRAAVCLRRSIWDDANQAMYKMLDSYTLADLIKDARLCPMDRPE from the coding sequence ATGAAACTTACCACCCGTTCAAGATACGGAGCACGCCTGTTGCTCGACATTGCCATGCATTCCGAACACGGCCCGGTCCCTAGTAAAGACTCTGCCCGCAGGGAAGACATCTCGCTAAAATACCTGGAAAAAATACTCAAAATACTCAAAGAAGCCGGATACATCAAAGGAAAACGTGGACCAAATGGCGGCAATGTGCTGACCATGACTCCCGAAGAGATTTCTCTGGGCAAACTGACCGAAACCCTAGAAGGCGAAGACAAAATTCTCGACTGTGAAGGCGATGTAACCACATGCCCGCGTGCTGCGGTCTGTCTGCGCCGCTCGATCTGGGATGATGCTAATCAGGCCATGTACAAAATGCTCGATTCATACACTCTGGCCGACCTGATCAAAGATGCCCGCCTATGCCCCATGGACAGGCCGGAATAG